The genomic segment TAGTGATGACTCAAATACCGGTGCAAAGCAACCGCTTCTTTTGCGGTGTAACCCGAGATAATAATTCTAGTACTGCCATTCATGGTCGCCAGTATGCATAGAAGATTTACATAGTGCAAATTAATATCTCTCTTTATTTTAGTTTTAATTTATATGTAAACTTTCTTTGCTATATGAAAGATTACTTGACAATAAATAATAGAGTCAGTTATGGTTCTTGGCACTAAACATAAAAACGATAAGTCGAGAGGGCGCTCAAGTGGCAGAAAACCTACCGGAACACGAATTTAACCAGGCACTGAAAGCGATTGAAGAAGACAGCATAAGCGCGACTGAAAAAGTGGATCTGTTGATCCAGATCGCCACGGGGCTGCAACAAAAACCCAAGTCACCGCAACAATTGCATAACGCGGTCACGCTGTACGACAAAGCGCTCGCCCTGTGCCCTGAAAACGAAGCCCTACTTGCCGCACGCACACACGCCAGAAAAGGCACCGCGCTGCAGGCGATTCCTGACAATAGCACCGACTACCTATTTAAAGCACAAGCCGAATTTGAAGTCTCGTTGCCCGTACTCAACCAGCTCGGTACTGCCGAAGAAGCGGCTGAAGCGGAAATGAATCTGGGCCTGGTGTTGCAATCCCTCGCGGGCATGCACGCGGTGCCCATCACGGAAGCGATCCAAGCCTATCAACGCGCTTTGAAAGTATTCACTCGAACAGCCTACCCCACCGAATATGCCATTTTGCACAACAATCTTGCAACGGTGTATTTATCCATTCCCATGAATGATGAGCGCTCCAAAATGCGCGAAGCCATGGCCGTGCAATCGTTCCAGGAAGCACTAAAAATCATCACCCTGGTCGACCAACCAACCGAGTACGCCATGTTGCAGAATAATCTTGGCAACGCACTGCAATATGCGTCCAGCAGTCATGCAGTGGAAAATAATTTACGTGCTCTGGAAGCTTACGATGAAGCGCTCAAGGTACGCACCATTAACGACACACCCTACGAATACGCCAATACCATCTGCAATAAAGCAAATTGCTTGTGTAATTTACCTGACGATTTAAAAAACCCGGAAGCCGGTAATCGCGATCGATTAAGAAAAGCTCGTGACTTTTACAGAGAGGCCTGTGGTATTTTTACACAACATGGCGACATGGCAAAAGTCAATGTCATCAATGAGACATTGGCAGAACTCGAAGCGGACATTGGCACCGGTCAGGCAGGCTCCCGTGGAGGTAAAGGTTTTGGTGAAACACGTATTTAATAAAGCCTAACTTTAAAAAATTTTAATTTTTAATTTATAGAGGGGAAAAATCGTGGAAGAAATAATTAATTCTTTAATGGCAGGTGAAATAACGCTCATTACATGCATATTGTGGTACATCATCGCCATGATTGTTGGTGCTATCGGTGGTGCCATCGGCGGCATTATCGTCGGCGGCAAACACATGGGTAATGAACTGGCCGCGATGATGGGTAGCTTCTTCGGTCCGATGGCCGCGGCGCCTGGCGTCTTAATCGCACTCATCATTTTGCTGTTTATATAGCCACTTAAATACAGGGGATCTCACATGTTAGATATGTTTATCAATTCATTTACTTTGTTCTGGAAAGGTCGCTTATTTCAAGATTTGGGACACGTCATCAAACAAGCTGTCATCGGAATGGTGATAGCAGCAGTCATCGTCATTGTTATGGTAAAAGCAGGCCTTGCATTATGGATTGCTATCGTTGTTGCCAGTCTCGTCTCTGGCGCAATACAACCTTATTTATTTAAAGATTTAAAATACGCATAAACGACTGCAACAATACTGAGACTATTATGTCAGCAACTGCCGAAAGCATGAGTGAAACTAGCGCCGTCGAACTGGATGGCTTACTAAAAGATATCCAGTCACTAGAATCTTTAACTGCCGATTGGAATGAGCAACAACGCAATACTTTACAAGCTTTAAAACAAGCACACGATGACTTAAACAAAGAAGCGTTTACCCGTTTGGTTCGCGCGCTGAAAACAGAACCAGCCGCGCTAGCTATTTTGAAAGAAGCGGTTGCCGATGAAGTTATCTACGCGGTTCTCAGACACCATGGCATTGTTAAAGCGACATTACACGAACGTGTTGAAGACGCGCTGGAAACGGTAAGACCTTCTCTTGAAAGTCATGGCGGTAATGTTGAGCTAGTCGAGATTATGCCACCTGAAACCGTAGTGATTCGTTTGCTCGGCGCCTGCGATGGCTGCCCTGCGTCCGCGTTGACATTATCTGAAGGTGTTGAAAAAGCCATCAAAGAACACTGCCCCGAAATTACCACGATTAAAAAAGCAAAAGGCGGCGTAACGGCGGCACCTGTCGATGGCGTCAAAATCAATTTTGTTAGTCCGTTCGCACGTGGCGAAGATGCAGGCTGGGTCTTTGTCTGTAAACTGGATACGATTCCAGAAGGCAATATTAAAGTAGCTACCGTTAGCAACAATGAAGTGTTGTTAAGTCGTTTCGATAACAAAGTCACCTGCTATCAAAATGCCTGCGCGCATATGGGTATGCCAATGGACATGGGGGACGTTAGCAACGGCATACTGGTTTGCCCACATCACGGTTTCGAATACTCGCTGCAAACGGGTGAATGCCTGAGCGCACCAGAGGTACAGCTACACACCCATGCGGTTCGCGTCATTGATGACCAAGTGGAGGTCAAATTATCATGAGCGCACCACAAGAAAATGTCGCCCGCGTCACCATGAAGGTCACCCCCGACCCTTCGCTCAGAGTCGCCGAAGCGGGCGAGGTACCGCATCAAATATTACTCGCCGCGGAACCTTTCTCTGTACTTGGGGGTGACCGCGTGCCACCGATGGCAACCACCGGCGTTAAACCCGATGCCAACACCTGTTTTGGGCCACGCGGGGGGGCCATTATGGGAGCCGACGGCCCACTGTGGATTTGCGACACCGGCCATCACCGCCTGCTGGGTTGGAAAACCCTACCCACCGATGACAGCACACCGGCCGACTGGGTGATTGGTCAAAAAGATTTCTTTTCGGAAGGCCGCAATGGCAAAACCGATGTTTCTGCTACCTCCGTTAATGTACCCACTGGCATCTGCGCTTGCGGTGATGGCATGGCCGTCGCCGATGCCTGGAACCATCGCATTCTAATCTGGACGACCCTGCCTGAGGGCGACAATGTCCCTGCGGATATTGTCTTGGGACAAAGTGATTTCACCAGCAATGAGGCCAACCATGGTACAGACCAGGCATCGGCCAGTAGTATGCATTGGCCTTACGGTGTGTCCTGGCAAGATGGGCATTTATTGGTAGCAGATTCCGAAAACCGGCGCGTTTTAATCTGGCGCGGCTTACCCACCGAAAATGGACAAGCGGCTGATCTCGTGCTGGGTCAAAACCATTTTGAAAACCGCGATGAGAACGCCGGCAACGACCCGTCCGCCATGAGTATGCGTTGGCCGCACGGTATCTGCCTATGGCAAGGCAACCTGTGCATCTCGGATGCCGGCAACAATCGCATCATGATCTGGCAAGGCATTCCGAAAACCAATGGGGCGGACTGCGACTATGTGTTGGGTCAAAACACCGTCGATCTGGTGGATCATAATCAATCGCTATACTGGCCACGCGCTCACACGCTCAATATGCCCTACGCCTTAGCCGTTGTCGGTGACTGGTTGCTGGTGACCGATACCGCCAACTCACGGTTGCTCGGTTGGCACATTGATGATTTAAAAACCGGTGCCGAAGCACGCGCTCTCAGTGGGCAAGCCAATTTCCACGATAAAGGCGATAACCGTTGGCTGCCTCCTAGCGCCGACAGTTTTTGCTGGCCTTATGGCATGCAAACACTGGGCGACCTGGTCGTCGTCGCCGACTCGGGCAACAACCGGGTCAGCCTGTGGAAAATAGCCGTATGAGTGTCTCCGCTGAACAGATTCGGTTCGGCGAGGAAAAACACTCCGCCACATCGATTGTCGGCGAAGCCATACGGGTCACTGGCATAGTTCAAGGCGTTGGCTTTCGACCCACGACCTGGCGACTTGCGAATGCATCCAACTTAACAGGCTATGTGTATAACGACGGTCAAGGTGTTGTCATTCACGTGTGGGGAGACAGCACGGCCATCAATCATTTCCTTGCTGAATTAAAAAAAAATACACCGCCACTGGCCCGCATTGATCACATTCAACGTGCCATTCTTCATGTCGATGGCGCACCCGATAGTTTTACTATTCGGAGCAGCGAATCGAACAACGTACAAACCAATATCACGCCGGATGCCGCCGTCTGCGCCGATTGTTTGACCGATATTTTTGATCCCCTCGGGCGGCGCTACCGTTACCCACTAACCAATTGCACCCATTGTGGACCACGTTTTTCAATTGTTGAAGCCATCCCCTATGATCGCGCCAACACCAGCATGAAAACCTTCGAGCAATGTGGCGAGTGTCTTAAGGAGTACACATCTCCGGACAATCGCCGCTTCCACGCACAGCCCAATGCCTGTTATACCTGCGGTCCCACAGTTGAATTAGAGCGCATCGACAGCAATGCCCAGTGCCTGGAAAGTCTCACGCAAATGGATGAGGTCGATGGTGCCTGCACCGTGCTGCAAAATGGCGGGATCGTTGCGGTCAAGGGCATTGGCGGCTTCCACCTTGCCTGTGACGCAACCAATGATGCAGCGGTACAGCGCTTACGCGATACCAAACAACGCAACACCAAATCCTTCGCTCTCATGGCACGCGATCTGGCGGTCATTCGACGTTACGCACACATTACGGCCGCAGAAGAAACCCTGCTGTCGAGTGCTGAAGCGCCCATCGTCATCCTCAGTAAAACGGATCAAGCACCGCCCGGGAAAAAACGCGCCTTTGGTGCAAAAGAAGGTCAGCGCGCCAACGACCTGATCGCAGTTTCGGACATAGTAGCACCCGGAATTAATACACTTGGCTTTATGTTGCCTTACACACCGATGCATCACTTGATGCTGCGACGCATGAACCGGCCTATCGTTCTAACATCGGCCAACCTATCTGACGAACCGCAAATTATTGATAATGATGCCATCAAGAATCGACTCAACAGCATTGCGGACTACGTACTCTGGCATGACCGTGACATTGTTAATCGCACCGATGACTCCATCGCCCGTATTGTTGGCAACAAAGCCCGCTTGTTGCGCCGATCGCGCGGCTATGCACCCGCTCCCATTCCCCTACCACCAGGCTTCAACAACGTACCCGCATTGCTGGCGATGGGCGGCGAGTTAAAAAACACCTTCTGTCTAATCAAGAATGGCCAAGCCATTTTGTCACAACACATGGGCGATCTTGAAAATGCGGCAGCCTATGCCGATTACCAAAAGAACCTGGCCTTGTACGCCGATCTTTTTCAACACTGCCCCGAACACATTGTGGTAGACGCACATCCAGAATACCTATCCAGCAAACTGGGCCGTCAACGCGCCGAGGATGAACAACTGGACTGCCATGTAGTGCAACATCATCACGCACACATTGCCGCTTGTCTGGCCGAAAATGGTCATCCACTGGACGCCGAACCCGTGCTGGGCGTGGCGCTTGACGGGCTCGGTTATGGTGAAGATAACACTCTCTGGGGTGGCGAGTTTTTGATTGCCGATTATGTCTCTGCCGAACGGGTTGGCACCTTTAAACCCATTGCCATGTTAGGTGGCTCCATGGTCATGCGCGAACCTTGGCGAAATACCTATGCTCACCTAATGTCCGAAATAGGTTGGCCAGAACTCAAAATGAACTTCGAGCAACTGGATTTAATCCAGTATTTTCAGAGCAAACCGTTAGACACATTTAATGCCATGCTCGCCAAAGGCACCAACGCACCACTTGCATCCTCTTGTGGACGATTATTCGATGCCGTAGCAGCCGCCATCGGCATCTGTCGAGAAGCCGCCGCGTATGAAGGTCAAGCCGCGATCGAACTCGAAGCCATTGTCGATCAGGACACGCTACTGCACGAAGATGAATTGCTGGCCTACCCGTTCGCCATTCCCAGACTGGGCAATCAACTGCCCTACATAGAAGCGCTCGCCATGTGGCAGGCCGTTCTAGGTGACTTGATCCTGAATACCCCCAAACCGGTGATGGCAGCGCGTTTTCATAAAGGGCTGGCAAAGATCATTGTCACCATGATCAAAAAACTCACCACCGTCAGTGACGAACGTGTCATTCATACCGTCGCCTTATCAGGCGGCGTGTTTCAAAATAAAACCTTATTTGAGTTAGTTTTATCACAGCTTGAACAAGACAATTTCAACGTGTTAACGCACCAGCAGGTGCCCACGAACGATGGCGGCATCGCGCTGGGTCAAGCCGTCATTGCTGCAGCACGCATTATCAAGACCGACAGGAGCAAGCCATGTGCCTAGGTATCCCCGGCCAAATTGTAGAAATCACCAGCGTCGAGAAAAAACTCGCCATTGCGGATGTATCCGGCGTTAAACGTCAGGTCAATATTGCCTGCATCGTCAATGAGGAACACGACGTTGCCTCTTGTATCGGTGATTGGGTATTGATCCATGTCGGTTTTGCGATGAGTCGCATTGATGAAGCGGAAGCGAAAAAGACCCTGGATCTATTGATCGAGCTCGGCGAGGCACAAGCTGAAATCATGGCCATGCAAACCTCGGCCCAACGCTAGAACGAATGATTGTATGAGCGATACAACGTCACAACTTAAACAGCTCTACCCCTTTTTGCATGGCGACAAGAAAGACGCCGAGCAGGAAAACATTGCCTTGCTCGAATCCGTCAAACAAAAATCCAAACACAGCTTGTCCGTGAAACAAGCCTTTTTCGACACCCATGCGCAAGCCGTGATTGAGGCGGCAAAAGCCATTGCTCAAGTGTATTTGAGCAATGGTCGCATGCTGAGTATGGGCAATGGCGGTTCCAGCTGTGACGCGTCTCATTTTGCGGTGGAGTTTCAGCATCCAGTTACCGCCGGCCGCCCGGCTTTGCCCGCCATTAATTTAGCCATGGATACCGCCATGATCAGCGCGGTGGCCAACGATGTCGGCGTCAAACATATTTACGTCCGACAGCTTGAAGCCCATGGCCAGAAAAATGATGGCCTGTTCGGGTTTTCGACCAGCGGGAATTCTGAAAATCTACTGGCCGCTTTTGAAAAAGCCAAGCAACTCGGCATCACCACGTTTGGACTGACGGGTGGCAACGGCGGCAACATGAAAGCCAGCGGCCTGGTCGATCACTGTCTGGTGGTCGACACGGATTCCATCCATCGAATTCAAGAAGTTCATGTGGCCACCTACCATATTTTATGGGACCTGGTGCATACCTTACTCGCGGATCAA from the Gammaproteobacteria bacterium genome contains:
- a CDS encoding NifU family protein, which codes for MSETSAVELDGLLKDIQSLESLTADWNEQQRNTLQALKQAHDDLNKEAFTRLVRALKTEPAALAILKEAVADEVIYAVLRHHGIVKATLHERVEDALETVRPSLESHGGNVELVEIMPPETVVIRLLGACDGCPASALTLSEGVEKAIKEHCPEITTIKKAKGGVTAAPVDGVKINFVSPFARGEDAGWVFVCKLDTIPEGNIKVATVSNNEVLLSRFDNKVTCYQNACAHMGMPMDMGDVSNGILVCPHHGFEYSLQTGECLSAPEVQLHTHAVRVIDDQVEVKLS
- the hypF gene encoding carbamoyltransferase HypF, with the translated sequence MVGEAIRVTGIVQGVGFRPTTWRLANASNLTGYVYNDGQGVVIHVWGDSTAINHFLAELKKNTPPLARIDHIQRAILHVDGAPDSFTIRSSESNNVQTNITPDAAVCADCLTDIFDPLGRRYRYPLTNCTHCGPRFSIVEAIPYDRANTSMKTFEQCGECLKEYTSPDNRRFHAQPNACYTCGPTVELERIDSNAQCLESLTQMDEVDGACTVLQNGGIVAVKGIGGFHLACDATNDAAVQRLRDTKQRNTKSFALMARDLAVIRRYAHITAAEETLLSSAEAPIVILSKTDQAPPGKKRAFGAKEGQRANDLIAVSDIVAPGINTLGFMLPYTPMHHLMLRRMNRPIVLTSANLSDEPQIIDNDAIKNRLNSIADYVLWHDRDIVNRTDDSIARIVGNKARLLRRSRGYAPAPIPLPPGFNNVPALLAMGGELKNTFCLIKNGQAILSQHMGDLENAAAYADYQKNLALYADLFQHCPEHIVVDAHPEYLSSKLGRQRAEDEQLDCHVVQHHHAHIAACLAENGHPLDAEPVLGVALDGLGYGEDNTLWGGEFLIADYVSAERVGTFKPIAMLGGSMVMREPWRNTYAHLMSEIGWPELKMNFEQLDLIQYFQSKPLDTFNAMLAKGTNAPLASSCGRLFDAVAAAIGICREAAAYEGQAAIELEAIVDQDTLLHEDELLAYPFAIPRLGNQLPYIEALAMWQAVLGDLILNTPKPVMAARFHKGLAKIIVTMIKKLTTVSDERVIHTVALSGGVFQNKTLFELVLSQLEQDNFNVLTHQQVPTNDGGIALGQAVIAAARIIKTDRSKPCA
- a CDS encoding HypC/HybG/HupF family hydrogenase formation chaperone, whose translation is MCLGIPGQIVEITSVEKKLAIADVSGVKRQVNIACIVNEEHDVASCIGDWVLIHVGFAMSRIDEAEAKKTLDLLIELGEAQAEIMAMQTSAQR
- a CDS encoding SIS domain-containing protein; protein product: MSDTTSQLKQLYPFLHGDKKDAEQENIALLESVKQKSKHSLSVKQAFFDTHAQAVIEAAKAIAQVYLSNGRMLSMGNGGSSCDASHFAVEFQHPVTAGRPALPAINLAMDTAMISAVANDVGVKHIYVRQLEAHGQKNDGLFGFSTSGNSENLLAAFEKAKQLGITTFGLTGGNGGNMKASGLVDHCLVVDTDSIHRIQEVHVATYHILWDLVHTLLADQRGKLGVKTQ